Proteins co-encoded in one Apteryx mantelli isolate bAptMan1 chromosome 4, bAptMan1.hap1, whole genome shotgun sequence genomic window:
- the ZNF410 gene encoding zinc finger protein 410 isoform X1, whose amino-acid sequence MLSDELESKPELLVQFVQNTSIPLGQGLVESEPKDITCLSLLPVTETSECNRLMLPDDERDLTSPSHTNSSKDVSSSAVLRSLQVNVGPDGEETRAQNVQKPSELLSTSETSSLLQDLQPSDSTSFILLNLTRAGLGSPAEHLVFVQDEAEDSGNDFLSHDSTDSSTPWFLRVQELAHDSLIAATRAQLAKNAKASNNDFGGLFLPGENVHLCSGDGQPKDSSPVPHLSRVERKLKCTVEGCDRTFVWPAHFKYHLKTHRNDRSFTCPAEGCGKSFYVLQRLKVHMRTHNGEKPFVCTELGCGKQFTTAGNLKNHLRIHTGEKPFLCEAQGCGRSFAEYSSLRKHLVVHSGVKPHQCQICGKTFSQSGSRNVHMRKHHSRIGTAGSREREQPESLMGSSLLEESTVHSKNLISMNSQPSLGVESLHLPDTESIIGVEEGETSCSFFRPLICGD is encoded by the exons ATGTTATCGGATGAGTTAGAATCCAAACCTGAG CTGCTGGTTCAGTTTGTTCAGAATACTTCTATTCCACTGGGGCAAGGGCTGGTGGAATCGGAACCAAAAGACATCACctgtctttctctccttcctgttaCTGAGACCTCAGAATGCAACAGACTGATGTTGCCAG ATGATGAAAGAGATCTCACTTCTCCAAGTCACACTAATTCTTCCAAAGATGTTTCTTCATCTGCTGTCTTGAGAAGCCTCCAGGTAAATGTGGGCCCTGATGGAGAGGAAACAAGGGCACAGAATGTACAGAAACCGTCTGAGCTTCTGTCAACTTCAGAGACTTCCAGTTTATTGCAAGACCTCCAGCCCAGTGACAGCACTTCATTTATTCTTCTCAACCTAACAAGAGCAG GGCTGGGGtctccagcagagcacttggtGTTTGTTCAAGATGAAGCAGAAGATTCTGGGAATGACTTTCTCTCTCATGATAGCACAGACAGCAGTACCCCATGGTTCCTACGAGTACAAGAATTGGCCCATGACAGTTTAATTGCTGCCACTCGGGCTCAGCTCGCTAAGAATGCCAAAGCAAGCAATAATG ATTTTGGTGGGCTTTTTCTTCCAGGTGAAAATGTTCATCTTTGCTCAGGAGATGGGCAGCCAAAAGACTCTAGCCCTGTTCCTCATTTATCTCGTGTGGAAAGGAAGCTAAAGTGCACAGTTGAGGGCTGCGATCGGACATTTGTGTGGCCAGCTCACTTCAAATACCATCTAAAAACACACCG GAATGATCGCTCCTTCACCTGCCCagcagaaggctgtggaaaaagTTTCTATGTCTTGCAGAGGCTGAAGGTGCACATGAGAACTCACAATGGTGAAAAACCCTTTGtgtgcacagagctgggctgtgggaaACAGTTCACAACAGCTGGAAATCTGAAGAACCACCTACGAATTCACACTG GGGAGAAACCATTTTTGTGTGAGGCACAGGGATGTGGTCGCTCCTTTGCTGAATACTCCAGCCTTCGGAAACATTTGGTTGTCCACTCAG GAGTGAAGCCCCATCAGTGCCAAATTTGTGGGAAGACATTTTCCCAGAGTGGTAGCAGAAATGTGCATATGAGGAAACACCACTCCCGAATCGGAACAGCTGGCAGCAGAGAGCGAGAACAGCCAG AGTCACTGATGGGGAGCAGTTTGCTGGAAGAATCTACAGTGCATAGTAAGAATCTCATCTCCATGAACTCTCAGCCTAGCCTCGGGGTTGAGTCTCTGCACTTGCCAGATACTGAATCTATTATTGGAGTGGAGGAGGGTGAGACCAGCTGCTCTTTTTTCCGCCCTCTTATATGTGGTGACTGA
- the ZNF410 gene encoding zinc finger protein 410 isoform X3 has translation MLSDELESKPELLVQFVQNTSIPLGQGLVESEPKDITCLSLLPVTETSECNRLMLPDDERDLTSPSHTNSSKDVSSSAVLRSLQVNVGPDGEETRAQNVQKPSELLSTSETSSLLQDLQPSDSTSFILLNLTRAGLGSPAEHLVFVQDEAEDSGNDFLSHDSTDSSTPWFLRVQELAHDSLIAATRAQLAKNAKASNNDFGGLFLPGENVHLCSGDGQPKDSSPVPHLSRVERKLKCTVEGCDRTFVWPAHFKYHLKTHRNDRSFTCPAEGCGKSFYVLQRLKVHMRTHNGEKPFVCTELGCGKQFTTAGNLKNHLRIHTGEKPFLCEAQGCGRSFAEYSSLRKHLVVHSGVKPHQCQICGKTFSQSGSRNVHMRKHHSRIGTAGSREREQPESLMGSSLLEESTVHNTCIEA, from the exons ATGTTATCGGATGAGTTAGAATCCAAACCTGAG CTGCTGGTTCAGTTTGTTCAGAATACTTCTATTCCACTGGGGCAAGGGCTGGTGGAATCGGAACCAAAAGACATCACctgtctttctctccttcctgttaCTGAGACCTCAGAATGCAACAGACTGATGTTGCCAG ATGATGAAAGAGATCTCACTTCTCCAAGTCACACTAATTCTTCCAAAGATGTTTCTTCATCTGCTGTCTTGAGAAGCCTCCAGGTAAATGTGGGCCCTGATGGAGAGGAAACAAGGGCACAGAATGTACAGAAACCGTCTGAGCTTCTGTCAACTTCAGAGACTTCCAGTTTATTGCAAGACCTCCAGCCCAGTGACAGCACTTCATTTATTCTTCTCAACCTAACAAGAGCAG GGCTGGGGtctccagcagagcacttggtGTTTGTTCAAGATGAAGCAGAAGATTCTGGGAATGACTTTCTCTCTCATGATAGCACAGACAGCAGTACCCCATGGTTCCTACGAGTACAAGAATTGGCCCATGACAGTTTAATTGCTGCCACTCGGGCTCAGCTCGCTAAGAATGCCAAAGCAAGCAATAATG ATTTTGGTGGGCTTTTTCTTCCAGGTGAAAATGTTCATCTTTGCTCAGGAGATGGGCAGCCAAAAGACTCTAGCCCTGTTCCTCATTTATCTCGTGTGGAAAGGAAGCTAAAGTGCACAGTTGAGGGCTGCGATCGGACATTTGTGTGGCCAGCTCACTTCAAATACCATCTAAAAACACACCG GAATGATCGCTCCTTCACCTGCCCagcagaaggctgtggaaaaagTTTCTATGTCTTGCAGAGGCTGAAGGTGCACATGAGAACTCACAATGGTGAAAAACCCTTTGtgtgcacagagctgggctgtgggaaACAGTTCACAACAGCTGGAAATCTGAAGAACCACCTACGAATTCACACTG GGGAGAAACCATTTTTGTGTGAGGCACAGGGATGTGGTCGCTCCTTTGCTGAATACTCCAGCCTTCGGAAACATTTGGTTGTCCACTCAG GAGTGAAGCCCCATCAGTGCCAAATTTGTGGGAAGACATTTTCCCAGAGTGGTAGCAGAAATGTGCATATGAGGAAACACCACTCCCGAATCGGAACAGCTGGCAGCAGAGAGCGAGAACAGCCAG AGTCACTGATGGGGAGCAGTTTGCTGGAAGAATCTACAGTGCATA ATACATGCATAGAAGCCTAA
- the FAM161B gene encoding protein FAM161B isoform X1, with protein sequence MKNRQSLLELGLQSQVKLANNHKLSQEDEELEDFFQESLILHDKLYDALSHTSGNKRQSSSLTDLTLDSTWDQQKPHLFPKSYLRPKSASSPWIPSITIPQPFKMTMREAHKKSQLMKSYVFLELDKQRDKRQSQDEAECQKQFRAQPVPAHVFLPLYQEIMEQNEIRRQIATQKRKELLLSSQRPFSFLEKEEKKKEAIRQKFLAAATLNESSKQKQVSRKVPKSTYDPLLGDKLKEAELYREIRIQMRAKDLLESSVAPIDTSNCQREPQARNATKTKQERLGFLQDKSFSFKPRINPTVPDFEGLYWAFQREAIRRREIKEATCNKPFKLRTSNLRCRQRQANEKIKDSQQLSKVSMQKSHSLTGLSSLSSNTLPVHITDATRKRESAIRYSQDNKKERDKEGNNWLEKHKKKCQAIHKSVNSRAKALDPHKSLEETHKEKAKQNWQSIRERTKEYRKELEEMQLRVKNRPYLFEQVTKRDARQEAERRYRHTLQQVGLSEEFVRKKGKDATDFLEEDPNIHRAPKPQGEKDNCTAEEGELQEEQRGKEVAT encoded by the exons ATGAAAAACAGGCAGTCTCTGTTggaactgggtttacaatcccaGGTGAAGCTAGCAAACAACCATAAGCTATCCCAAGAGGATGAGGAACTTGAAGATTTTTTCCAAGAATCATTAATTCTGCATGACAAATTGTATGATGCTCTCAG TCATACATCTGGTAACAAAAGACAATCCAGTTCTTTGACTGACCTCACACTGGACAGCACCTGGGATCAGCAAAAGCCTCACTTATTTCCTAAATCCTACTTGAGGCCAAAGAGCGCTTCATCTCCCTGGATCCCTTCCATCACCATCCCTCAGCCCTTCAAAATGACAATGCGGGAAGCTCACAAAAAGTCCCAGCTGATGAAGTCATATGTGTTTCTTGAACTAGACAAACAGAGAGACAAAAGGCAAAGCCAGGATGAAGCAGAATGTCAGAAACAATTCCGGGCACAGCCTGTACCTGCCCATGTGTTTCTGCCTCTTTATCAGGAAATAATGGAACAGAATGAGATTCGCAGGCAAATagcaacacagaaaagaaaggagcTGCTACTTTCAAGTCAGCGCCCCTTCAGTTTtctggagaaggaggagaagaagaaagaagctaTCAGACAGAAGTTCCTGGCAGCAGCAACCCTAAATGAGAGCTCCAAACAGAAGCAAGTCAGTAGGAAAGTCCCTAAGTCTACATATGACCCACTTCTTGGAGATAAACTCAAAG AAGCTGAACTCTACAGAGAAATCCGCATTCAAATGAGAGCCAAGGATTTGCTGGAAAGCTCTGTAGCTCCTATTGATACTAGCAACTGTCAGAGGGAGCCTCAGGCCCGAAATGCCACTAAAACTAAGCAAGAGCGGCTTGGCTTCTTGCAGGACAAAAGCTTCAGCTTCAAGCCAAGGATTAATCCAACAGTACCAGACTTTGAAGGACTTTACTGGGCATTTCAGAGGGAAGCAATAAGGAGACGAGAAATCAAAGAAGCAACTTGTAATAAACCGTTTAAACTAAGAACATCCAATCTCCGCTGCAGGCAGAGGCAGGCTAATGAAAAGATAAAG GATTCCCAGCAGCTTTCCAAGGTTTCCATGCAAAAAAGTCATTCTCTGACTggactttcctctctttcttccaaTACCCTTCCAGTGCATATTACAGATGCAACAAGAAAAAGAGAATCTGCTATTAG ATATTCCCAagacaacaaaaaggaaagggaCAAAGAAGGAAATAATTGGCTGGagaaacacaaaaaaaagtgTCAAGCTATCCATAAATCAGTGAATAGCCGAGCAAAAGCCCTGGATCCACATAAAAGTTTGGAGGAAACACACAAAGAGAAGGCAAAACAGAACTG GCAAAGTATCAGAGAAAGAACAAAGGAATACAGAAAGgagctggaagaaatgcagctgcGAGTCAAGAACAGACCATACCTCTTTGAACAGGTCACCAAG CGTGATGCTCGTCAAGAAGCAGAGCGTCGCTACAGACACACCCTCCAGCAGGTTGGGCTAAGCGAAGAATTtgtaaggaaaaaaggaaaagatgccaCTGACTTTCTGGAAGAAGACCCTAACATTCACAG AGCACCAAAGCCTCAGGGTGAAAAGGACAACTGTACTGCAGAGGAAGGAGAGCTTCAGGAGgaacagagaggaaaggaggtggCAACATAA
- the FAM161B gene encoding protein FAM161B isoform X2 — MKNRQSLLELGLQSQVKLANNHKLSQEDEELEDFFQESLILHDKLYDALSHTSGNKRQSSSLTDLTLDSTWDQQKPHLFPKSYLRPKSASSPWIPSITIPQPFKMTMREAHKKSQLMKSYVFLELDKQRDKRQSQDEAECQKQFRAQPVPAHVFLPLYQEIMEQNEIRRQIATQKRKELLLSSQRPFSFLEKEEKKKEAIRQKFLAAATLNESSKQKQVSRKVPKSTYDPLLGDKLKEAELYREIRIQMRAKDLLESSVAPIDTSNCQREPQARNATKTKQERLGFLQDKSFSFKPRINPTVPDFEGLYWAFQREAIRRREIKEATCNKPFKLRTSNLRCRQRQANEKIKDSQQLSKVSMQKSHSLTGLSSLSSNTLPVHITDATRKRESAIRQSIRERTKEYRKELEEMQLRVKNRPYLFEQVTKRDARQEAERRYRHTLQQVGLSEEFVRKKGKDATDFLEEDPNIHRAPKPQGEKDNCTAEEGELQEEQRGKEVAT; from the exons ATGAAAAACAGGCAGTCTCTGTTggaactgggtttacaatcccaGGTGAAGCTAGCAAACAACCATAAGCTATCCCAAGAGGATGAGGAACTTGAAGATTTTTTCCAAGAATCATTAATTCTGCATGACAAATTGTATGATGCTCTCAG TCATACATCTGGTAACAAAAGACAATCCAGTTCTTTGACTGACCTCACACTGGACAGCACCTGGGATCAGCAAAAGCCTCACTTATTTCCTAAATCCTACTTGAGGCCAAAGAGCGCTTCATCTCCCTGGATCCCTTCCATCACCATCCCTCAGCCCTTCAAAATGACAATGCGGGAAGCTCACAAAAAGTCCCAGCTGATGAAGTCATATGTGTTTCTTGAACTAGACAAACAGAGAGACAAAAGGCAAAGCCAGGATGAAGCAGAATGTCAGAAACAATTCCGGGCACAGCCTGTACCTGCCCATGTGTTTCTGCCTCTTTATCAGGAAATAATGGAACAGAATGAGATTCGCAGGCAAATagcaacacagaaaagaaaggagcTGCTACTTTCAAGTCAGCGCCCCTTCAGTTTtctggagaaggaggagaagaagaaagaagctaTCAGACAGAAGTTCCTGGCAGCAGCAACCCTAAATGAGAGCTCCAAACAGAAGCAAGTCAGTAGGAAAGTCCCTAAGTCTACATATGACCCACTTCTTGGAGATAAACTCAAAG AAGCTGAACTCTACAGAGAAATCCGCATTCAAATGAGAGCCAAGGATTTGCTGGAAAGCTCTGTAGCTCCTATTGATACTAGCAACTGTCAGAGGGAGCCTCAGGCCCGAAATGCCACTAAAACTAAGCAAGAGCGGCTTGGCTTCTTGCAGGACAAAAGCTTCAGCTTCAAGCCAAGGATTAATCCAACAGTACCAGACTTTGAAGGACTTTACTGGGCATTTCAGAGGGAAGCAATAAGGAGACGAGAAATCAAAGAAGCAACTTGTAATAAACCGTTTAAACTAAGAACATCCAATCTCCGCTGCAGGCAGAGGCAGGCTAATGAAAAGATAAAG GATTCCCAGCAGCTTTCCAAGGTTTCCATGCAAAAAAGTCATTCTCTGACTggactttcctctctttcttccaaTACCCTTCCAGTGCATATTACAGATGCAACAAGAAAAAGAGAATCTGCTATTAG GCAAAGTATCAGAGAAAGAACAAAGGAATACAGAAAGgagctggaagaaatgcagctgcGAGTCAAGAACAGACCATACCTCTTTGAACAGGTCACCAAG CGTGATGCTCGTCAAGAAGCAGAGCGTCGCTACAGACACACCCTCCAGCAGGTTGGGCTAAGCGAAGAATTtgtaaggaaaaaaggaaaagatgccaCTGACTTTCTGGAAGAAGACCCTAACATTCACAG AGCACCAAAGCCTCAGGGTGAAAAGGACAACTGTACTGCAGAGGAAGGAGAGCTTCAGGAGgaacagagaggaaaggaggtggCAACATAA
- the ZNF410 gene encoding zinc finger protein 410 isoform X4 → MLSDELESKPELLVQFVQNTSIPLGQGLVESEPKDITCLSLLPVTETSECNRLMLPDDERDLTSPSHTNSSKDVSSSAVLRSLQVNVGPDGEETRAQNVQKPSELLSTSETSSLLQDLQPSDSTSFILLNLTRAGENVHLCSGDGQPKDSSPVPHLSRVERKLKCTVEGCDRTFVWPAHFKYHLKTHRNDRSFTCPAEGCGKSFYVLQRLKVHMRTHNGEKPFVCTELGCGKQFTTAGNLKNHLRIHTGEKPFLCEAQGCGRSFAEYSSLRKHLVVHSGVKPHQCQICGKTFSQSGSRNVHMRKHHSRIGTAGSREREQPESLMGSSLLEESTVHSKNLISMNSQPSLGVESLHLPDTESIIGVEEGETSCSFFRPLICGD, encoded by the exons ATGTTATCGGATGAGTTAGAATCCAAACCTGAG CTGCTGGTTCAGTTTGTTCAGAATACTTCTATTCCACTGGGGCAAGGGCTGGTGGAATCGGAACCAAAAGACATCACctgtctttctctccttcctgttaCTGAGACCTCAGAATGCAACAGACTGATGTTGCCAG ATGATGAAAGAGATCTCACTTCTCCAAGTCACACTAATTCTTCCAAAGATGTTTCTTCATCTGCTGTCTTGAGAAGCCTCCAGGTAAATGTGGGCCCTGATGGAGAGGAAACAAGGGCACAGAATGTACAGAAACCGTCTGAGCTTCTGTCAACTTCAGAGACTTCCAGTTTATTGCAAGACCTCCAGCCCAGTGACAGCACTTCATTTATTCTTCTCAACCTAACAAGAGCAG GTGAAAATGTTCATCTTTGCTCAGGAGATGGGCAGCCAAAAGACTCTAGCCCTGTTCCTCATTTATCTCGTGTGGAAAGGAAGCTAAAGTGCACAGTTGAGGGCTGCGATCGGACATTTGTGTGGCCAGCTCACTTCAAATACCATCTAAAAACACACCG GAATGATCGCTCCTTCACCTGCCCagcagaaggctgtggaaaaagTTTCTATGTCTTGCAGAGGCTGAAGGTGCACATGAGAACTCACAATGGTGAAAAACCCTTTGtgtgcacagagctgggctgtgggaaACAGTTCACAACAGCTGGAAATCTGAAGAACCACCTACGAATTCACACTG GGGAGAAACCATTTTTGTGTGAGGCACAGGGATGTGGTCGCTCCTTTGCTGAATACTCCAGCCTTCGGAAACATTTGGTTGTCCACTCAG GAGTGAAGCCCCATCAGTGCCAAATTTGTGGGAAGACATTTTCCCAGAGTGGTAGCAGAAATGTGCATATGAGGAAACACCACTCCCGAATCGGAACAGCTGGCAGCAGAGAGCGAGAACAGCCAG AGTCACTGATGGGGAGCAGTTTGCTGGAAGAATCTACAGTGCATAGTAAGAATCTCATCTCCATGAACTCTCAGCCTAGCCTCGGGGTTGAGTCTCTGCACTTGCCAGATACTGAATCTATTATTGGAGTGGAGGAGGGTGAGACCAGCTGCTCTTTTTTCCGCCCTCTTATATGTGGTGACTGA
- the ZNF410 gene encoding zinc finger protein 410 isoform X2 → MLSDELESKPELLVQFVQNTSIPLGQGLVESEPKDITCLSLLPVTETSECNRLMLPDDERDLTSPSHTNSSKDVSSSAVLRSLQVNVGPDGEETRAQNVQKPSELLSTSETSSLLQDLQPSDSTSFILLNLTRAGLGSPAEHLVFVQDEAEDSGNDFLSHDSTDSSTPWFLRVQELAHDSLIAATRAQLAKNAKASNNGENVHLCSGDGQPKDSSPVPHLSRVERKLKCTVEGCDRTFVWPAHFKYHLKTHRNDRSFTCPAEGCGKSFYVLQRLKVHMRTHNGEKPFVCTELGCGKQFTTAGNLKNHLRIHTGEKPFLCEAQGCGRSFAEYSSLRKHLVVHSGVKPHQCQICGKTFSQSGSRNVHMRKHHSRIGTAGSREREQPESLMGSSLLEESTVHSKNLISMNSQPSLGVESLHLPDTESIIGVEEGETSCSFFRPLICGD, encoded by the exons ATGTTATCGGATGAGTTAGAATCCAAACCTGAG CTGCTGGTTCAGTTTGTTCAGAATACTTCTATTCCACTGGGGCAAGGGCTGGTGGAATCGGAACCAAAAGACATCACctgtctttctctccttcctgttaCTGAGACCTCAGAATGCAACAGACTGATGTTGCCAG ATGATGAAAGAGATCTCACTTCTCCAAGTCACACTAATTCTTCCAAAGATGTTTCTTCATCTGCTGTCTTGAGAAGCCTCCAGGTAAATGTGGGCCCTGATGGAGAGGAAACAAGGGCACAGAATGTACAGAAACCGTCTGAGCTTCTGTCAACTTCAGAGACTTCCAGTTTATTGCAAGACCTCCAGCCCAGTGACAGCACTTCATTTATTCTTCTCAACCTAACAAGAGCAG GGCTGGGGtctccagcagagcacttggtGTTTGTTCAAGATGAAGCAGAAGATTCTGGGAATGACTTTCTCTCTCATGATAGCACAGACAGCAGTACCCCATGGTTCCTACGAGTACAAGAATTGGCCCATGACAGTTTAATTGCTGCCACTCGGGCTCAGCTCGCTAAGAATGCCAAAGCAAGCAATAATG GTGAAAATGTTCATCTTTGCTCAGGAGATGGGCAGCCAAAAGACTCTAGCCCTGTTCCTCATTTATCTCGTGTGGAAAGGAAGCTAAAGTGCACAGTTGAGGGCTGCGATCGGACATTTGTGTGGCCAGCTCACTTCAAATACCATCTAAAAACACACCG GAATGATCGCTCCTTCACCTGCCCagcagaaggctgtggaaaaagTTTCTATGTCTTGCAGAGGCTGAAGGTGCACATGAGAACTCACAATGGTGAAAAACCCTTTGtgtgcacagagctgggctgtgggaaACAGTTCACAACAGCTGGAAATCTGAAGAACCACCTACGAATTCACACTG GGGAGAAACCATTTTTGTGTGAGGCACAGGGATGTGGTCGCTCCTTTGCTGAATACTCCAGCCTTCGGAAACATTTGGTTGTCCACTCAG GAGTGAAGCCCCATCAGTGCCAAATTTGTGGGAAGACATTTTCCCAGAGTGGTAGCAGAAATGTGCATATGAGGAAACACCACTCCCGAATCGGAACAGCTGGCAGCAGAGAGCGAGAACAGCCAG AGTCACTGATGGGGAGCAGTTTGCTGGAAGAATCTACAGTGCATAGTAAGAATCTCATCTCCATGAACTCTCAGCCTAGCCTCGGGGTTGAGTCTCTGCACTTGCCAGATACTGAATCTATTATTGGAGTGGAGGAGGGTGAGACCAGCTGCTCTTTTTTCCGCCCTCTTATATGTGGTGACTGA